The Natronocella acetinitrilica region AGCATGTCTAGCCCGCACGGTATATCCCGCCCGCAAGCCCTCATGGACTTGCTCCTGGTGCTGCTGCTCACCGTGGGCGCGGGCATCATCGCCGCCTTGTTCGCGGCTCGCGGCGGCGGGGCGTCCCTGCTCCCCATGATCGTGCTCCAGGGTGGTCTTATCCTGCTCGGCATGCAGCTGCTGTTGTGGCGACGGGGTCAGCGCTGGCGAAGCCTGGGCCTCGTCAACTTTCGCCTCCAGGATGTGCCGCTAGGGCTGCTGGCGCTGGGCATCGTCTTTGTCGTCAATCTGCTGCTGTCGGGGCTGTTGCTGCTGACATCCCCCGACGTGCTCTCCGGGCACCAGCAGGAACTCGCCGGGGTTGCCGATTGGCTGGTGGGCGGGCACAGCCTTTGGACCCTGCTTGCCATCACCTTCTTCATCGGCTTCTACGAAGAGGTTCTGGCCCGGGGGTTCATTCTCAACCGGTGCCAAGTGCTGTTTCCCGGAGTCTGGGCACCGGTGATTCTGTCATCAGTGCTTTTCGGCCTCGGGCACCTGTATCAGGGCTGGTTCGGTGTGGTCCAGACCGCTGTCATCGGCCTGGTTTTCGCCCGCCTGATGGTGCGCTGGGGCAGCCTCTGGCCACTGATTCTCGCCCACACCGGTCTCAATTTCGCGTCGCTGTCCGTGTTTCGTCTGCTCGGCGCGGAGTGAGACCTTGGCTACATGTAGACAGCTCTTGGCAGCCACAGGCTGATGGCCGGTATGTAGGTCACCAGCAGCAAGGCCGCGAGCGCGATCAGGATCAGCGGCAGTGCGCCCACTACGGCATCGCCGTAGCGTACGTTCCCGACACTGCTGGCGACGAACAGATTGAGCCCGAAGGGCGGCGTAAACATGCCCACCGCCGCGTTGACTGCGAGAATGGCGCCCAGATGCACCGGGTCGACACCGAACTGCATGGCGACGCTGTAGAGAATCGGCGCGAGGATGACGATGATCGACGTGGGGTCAAGCAGCATCCCGGCTATCAGCACGATGATATTGATCAGCACCAGTACCATGATGGGATTGTCGCTGATGGCAATCATGGCGCCGGCCAGTTCCCGGGTGATACCGCTGGTGGAGATGAACCACGAGAACGCGGCTGCACCGGCCAGGATGATCATCACCTGCGCTGTCATGGTGGCGGATTCGGTGAGCACACGGTATAGCTCGGCGACGCTCAACTCCCGGTAGACCACCATGGAGACGAAGGCCGCGTAGATGACCGCAACACCGGACGCTTCCGTGGGCGTGAACACCCCGCCGTAGATGCCGCCGAGAATGATGAACGGGATGGCGAGCCCCCAGATAGCGCCCCGAATGGCGTCCCACACTTCCCGAAGCGGCACCCGTGGTTGTACCGGCAAACCGACAACCCGGGCATGCACATAGCAATAGGCGAGAAAGCAGATCCCGTAGACCAGTCCGGCGCCGACGCCGGCAAGGAACAGCGCGCCAATGGAGGTGCCGGTGACGGCCCCGTAGACGATCATGAAGATGCTCGGCGGAATGACGATTCCAAGGGACCCTGAGCTCATCAGCAGACCGATGGTCGAGCGCGGCGTGTAGCCGGCATTGATCATGGCCGGATACATCAGCTTGCCGACGGCGACCACCGTCGCCGGGCTCGATCCGGAGATCGACGAGAAGAACATACTCCCGGAAACGGTGGTCATGCCCAACCCCCCGGGGAGGGAGCCCACCAGCGCCTTGGCGACGCGGATGAGGCGCTTCGACAGCCCCCCCGTGCTCATCAGGTTGCCGGCCAGTATGAAAAAAGGGATGGCCATCAGGGGGAAGCTGTCGACCCCGGAGAACATGCGCTGAATGACGACGCCCAGGTTCGGCGCGCCGTTCAGCGTCATGAACAGCATCACCGCCATCAACAGGGCGATGAAGATGGGGAACCCCACCGCCAGCAGCGTGAACAGAAAAGTGATGAAAGCGCCCATATCAACCTGCCAGGTCGGTGCTGAAGCCAGGGCGATGGCCGCGCGCCATGCGGGCCACGGTGACCGCGCGCTCGGCGAAACGCAGGCACATCAGGCTGCAGCCAATGGGGATGGCCATGATGACCCACCAAAGCGGAATCCGCATGGAGGATGTCAGCTGACCGAAGCGCGCGCTTTGCTGCACAAAGCCCACAGCCTCGTAGGCGAGATAGGCGCAAAACACGGATGAAATGGCGAGGATCGCCGCGGTAAGCCAGCGCGCGGCATTGGCGGGCAGGGCGGACTGCAGTGCATCGATACTGATGTGCACCCCCCGCCGTGCCGCGACGCTGCCACCAATGAAGACCATCCAGATGATGCTATAGCGCACGAACTCCGGCCCCCAGCCAAGGGAGCTGCTGAAAACGAATCGGGCGACGATATCCACGACGATGACCACCGCCGCCACGCCGAGCAGCAGCGCGATCAGTGCGTCCTCGATCCAGCGCAGGACTGCATCGAACGCCGCCCAGACTCGTGCAAACAGGCCGGGGGTAGAGTCAGCCGCCGCGTGCGGCGGCTGACCTTCTCCGGCTTTGGTTATGGATGATGCCTCAGCCATGGCTTCAGAGCTGCTCGCTCAGTCGCTCGAGCTCTTCATAAGCCATGTCCATGAGATCGCCACCGATCTCATCGCGGAAAGAATCGTGCACGGGCCGCATGGCCGCCTCGAAGGCCTCCCGCTGCTCGTCCGTGAGGGTGTAGATTTCCACCGAGCCGTAGTCACGGATCTCTTCCAGGTAGCGATCCTGCTCGCTGGCCGAGACTTCGCGCTGGTAGGCACCTGCCTCGAGGGCAGTTTCCCGGAAGATTTCCTGGTGTTCCGGCGGCAGGGTTTCGAACCAGACCTGGCTATACAGGAAAGCCGTACCCAGGTAGCCGTGGTCGCTCAGCACCATGTAATCCTGCACCTCATGGAAGCGCATCTTGGCGATGGAGACGATCGGGTTCTCCTGGCAGTCCGCGACGCCCTGCTGCAGTGCCGAGTAGGTCTCGGAGAATGCAATGGGGATGGCGTTTGCGCCCAGTGCCCGGAATTGCTCGATCAACAGACGGCTTTCCATCACCCGCACGTCCTTGCCCCTGAAATCGTCGGGCTCTTCGATGCGGGCGTTACAGGTCATCTGCTTGAAGCCGCTCTCCCAGAATCCGACGCCGTAGAAGCCACGGGCACTCATCATTTCCAGCAGTCTGTCGCCGACCTCACCGTCAAGAAACTCGTAGGTCACTTCTGGCGATGGAAACAGGAATGGCAGATCTGCAAGCTGCATAGCCGGTTCCACGCCACTGAGC contains the following coding sequences:
- a CDS encoding TRAP transporter large permease, whose translation is MGAFITFLFTLLAVGFPIFIALLMAVMLFMTLNGAPNLGVVIQRMFSGVDSFPLMAIPFFILAGNLMSTGGLSKRLIRVAKALVGSLPGGLGMTTVSGSMFFSSISGSSPATVVAVGKLMYPAMINAGYTPRSTIGLLMSSGSLGIVIPPSIFMIVYGAVTGTSIGALFLAGVGAGLVYGICFLAYCYVHARVVGLPVQPRVPLREVWDAIRGAIWGLAIPFIILGGIYGGVFTPTEASGVAVIYAAFVSMVVYRELSVAELYRVLTESATMTAQVMIILAGAAAFSWFISTSGITRELAGAMIAISDNPIMVLVLINIIVLIAGMLLDPTSIIVILAPILYSVAMQFGVDPVHLGAILAVNAAVGMFTPPFGLNLFVASSVGNVRYGDAVVGALPLILIALAALLLVTYIPAISLWLPRAVYM
- a CDS encoding TRAP transporter substrate-binding protein, which translates into the protein MLNWKEIMMLTMPRVRALAASAAVLALASTGVASAQTTLIFHHDLPEDSAQHQGALHFKELIEERTDGAYVVDIYPNNELGDDTEVIQQMQGGSVHMAPIPTAKLSGVEPAMQLADLPFLFPSPEVTYEFLDGEVGDRLLEMMSARGFYGVGFWESGFKQMTCNARIEEPDDFRGKDVRVMESRLLIEQFRALGANAIPIAFSETYSALQQGVADCQENPIVSIAKMRFHEVQDYMVLSDHGYLGTAFLYSQVWFETLPPEHQEIFRETALEAGAYQREVSASEQDRYLEEIRDYGSVEIYTLTDEQREAFEAAMRPVHDSFRDEIGGDLMDMAYEELERLSEQL
- a CDS encoding CPBP family intramembrane glutamic endopeptidase codes for the protein MDLLLVLLLTVGAGIIAALFAARGGGASLLPMIVLQGGLILLGMQLLLWRRGQRWRSLGLVNFRLQDVPLGLLALGIVFVVNLLLSGLLLLTSPDVLSGHQQELAGVADWLVGGHSLWTLLAITFFIGFYEEVLARGFILNRCQVLFPGVWAPVILSSVLFGLGHLYQGWFGVVQTAVIGLVFARLMVRWGSLWPLILAHTGLNFASLSVFRLLGAE
- a CDS encoding TRAP transporter small permease gives rise to the protein MAEASSITKAGEGQPPHAAADSTPGLFARVWAAFDAVLRWIEDALIALLLGVAAVVIVVDIVARFVFSSSLGWGPEFVRYSIIWMVFIGGSVAARRGVHISIDALQSALPANAARWLTAAILAISSVFCAYLAYEAVGFVQQSARFGQLTSSMRIPLWWVIMAIPIGCSLMCLRFAERAVTVARMARGHRPGFSTDLAG